A stretch of the Clostridium fungisolvens genome encodes the following:
- the ptsG gene encoding glucose-specific PTS transporter subunit IIBC — translation MKKIFGVLQPVGKALMLPVALLPAAGILLAFGNMFRNPSFLDKVPALNAHWFQLLASVMENSGSVVFGNLALLFAVGVAVGLSDGEGVAGLAAIVGFLIMNTTMGTFLGVNADMLKDPMYANVLGVPTLQTGVFGGIIIGIVASVLYKRYYRIELPSYLGFFAGKRFVPIVTAAIAVVIGLLMTLIWPPIQHGLFAFSSGMIDTNKTLAAFVFGVIERALIPFGLHHIFYNPFWYQFGEYTNKAGQLVMGDQNIFMAQLKDGVPFTAGTFMTGKFVFMMFGLPAAALAIYHEARPEKRAVIGSIMLSAALTSFLTGITEPLEFSFLFVAPVLFGIHCIFAGLSFMIMNILNVKIGMTFSGGVIDYILFGVIPNRTQWWLVIPVGLVLSVIYYFGFRFVIRKFDLKTPGREIEDENVAVAGGNDDLAAGIIAALGNKENIKSIDACITRLRVTVNDIHKVDSNRLKQLGAAGVMRVGENIQAIFGPMSDIIKSQISDIMAGRTVTKTLPKRQVVVNKPVEYKEVSSNDSIAAPMAGKLLDLSEVPDDVFASKMMGDGFAINPTDGVLVSPVDGVVESIFPAKHALTMIATNGRELLIHIGIDTVHLRGQGFELVVEPGQKVKKGDTLLKIDLDYIKANTKSTITPIIFTNLSEEEEVILSSNRAVVTGQKGIAFIVKK, via the coding sequence ATGAAAAAGATTTTTGGGGTTTTACAGCCTGTAGGTAAAGCGCTTATGCTTCCTGTAGCACTTCTCCCAGCAGCAGGTATATTACTTGCTTTTGGTAATATGTTTAGAAATCCTTCATTCTTAGACAAGGTTCCAGCATTAAATGCGCATTGGTTCCAGCTTTTAGCCTCTGTAATGGAGAATTCAGGTAGTGTAGTTTTCGGCAACCTTGCACTTTTATTCGCGGTTGGTGTTGCTGTTGGATTAAGTGATGGTGAAGGTGTTGCGGGATTAGCTGCAATAGTGGGTTTTCTTATAATGAATACAACGATGGGAACCTTCCTTGGTGTCAACGCAGACATGCTAAAGGATCCGATGTATGCAAATGTATTAGGTGTACCAACACTTCAAACAGGAGTTTTTGGTGGAATAATTATAGGCATAGTAGCATCTGTATTATATAAAAGATATTATAGGATTGAATTGCCATCGTATTTAGGTTTCTTTGCAGGAAAAAGATTTGTACCGATAGTAACTGCAGCAATTGCAGTAGTAATAGGACTTCTTATGACTTTAATATGGCCTCCTATACAACATGGTTTATTTGCGTTTTCAAGTGGAATGATCGACACAAACAAAACGTTGGCAGCATTTGTATTTGGAGTAATTGAAAGAGCATTAATACCATTTGGCTTACATCACATATTTTATAATCCGTTCTGGTATCAGTTTGGTGAATATACCAATAAAGCTGGACAGTTAGTAATGGGTGATCAGAATATATTCATGGCTCAGTTAAAGGATGGGGTTCCTTTCACTGCAGGTACTTTTATGACTGGTAAGTTTGTATTTATGATGTTTGGGCTGCCAGCAGCTGCATTAGCAATATATCATGAAGCTAGGCCTGAAAAGAGAGCGGTAATTGGAAGCATAATGCTTTCTGCTGCATTAACTTCATTCCTAACAGGTATAACAGAGCCGTTAGAATTCTCATTTTTGTTCGTTGCACCAGTATTATTTGGTATACACTGTATATTTGCAGGATTATCATTTATGATAATGAATATATTAAACGTAAAGATAGGCATGACATTCTCAGGTGGAGTAATAGATTACATATTGTTTGGTGTTATACCTAATAGAACACAATGGTGGTTAGTAATACCGGTTGGATTAGTACTCTCAGTAATCTACTACTTTGGATTCAGATTTGTAATAAGAAAATTTGATTTGAAGACTCCAGGAAGAGAAATTGAAGATGAAAATGTTGCGGTTGCTGGAGGTAACGATGATCTAGCTGCAGGAATAATTGCTGCATTAGGCAACAAAGAAAATATTAAGAGTATTGATGCTTGTATAACAAGATTGAGGGTTACAGTAAATGATATACATAAGGTTGATAGTAATAGATTAAAGCAATTAGGTGCAGCAGGAGTTATGAGGGTTGGTGAAAACATTCAGGCTATATTTGGACCAATGTCAGATATAATAAAATCACAGATAAGTGATATAATGGCTGGTAGAACTGTAACTAAGACTTTACCTAAGCGACAGGTGGTTGTTAATAAGCCAGTGGAATATAAAGAAGTTTCAAGTAATGATAGTATAGCGGCTCCTATGGCGGGAAAACTTTTAGATCTAAGTGAAGTACCAGATGACGTATTTGCATCAAAAATGATGGGTGATGGATTTGCTATAAATCCAACTGACGGAGTATTAGTTTCACCGGTAGATGGTGTTGTAGAATCAATATTCCCAGCTAAACATGCATTAACGATGATTGCAACCAACGGAAGAGAGCTTTTAATTCATATAGGTATAGATACGGTGCATTTAAGGGGGCAAGGATTTGAGTTGGTAGTAGAACCAGGGCAAAAGGTTAAAAAAGGAGACACGCTTCTAAAAATAGATTTAGATTATATAAAAGCAAACACTAAATCTACGATTACTCCTATAATATTTACTAATTTAAGTGAAGAAGAAGAAGTGATTTTATCATCTAACAGAGCTGTAGTAACGGGACAAAAAGGTATAGCATTTATAGTGAAAAAATAG
- a CDS encoding NYN domain-containing protein, with protein sequence MRIIYIDGYNVINSWPNLNKIKDYSFESARQQLIDTMQNYGSYKSSKIVIVFDAHKVGGNMEKKDIAGMVTVVFTKDGETADGYIERMINNIGRKVEVFVVTSDWLEQQTIFQRGAVRMSSLEFYNEVLSIEDKIRKKTEKSKLKQKNLLEDSIDKKILEELEKIRRSR encoded by the coding sequence GTGAGAATAATATATATTGATGGGTATAATGTTATAAACAGTTGGCCGAATTTAAATAAGATTAAAGACTATAGTTTCGAGTCAGCTAGACAACAGCTTATCGATACTATGCAGAATTACGGAAGCTATAAATCCTCCAAGATAGTTATTGTCTTTGATGCTCACAAAGTGGGTGGAAATATGGAGAAGAAAGATATAGCTGGGATGGTGACTGTGGTCTTTACTAAAGACGGAGAAACTGCTGATGGATACATAGAGAGAATGATAAATAACATAGGTAGAAAAGTTGAAGTTTTTGTTGTAACGTCAGACTGGTTAGAACAACAAACTATTTTTCAAAGAGGTGCTGTAAGGATGTCTTCCTTAGAGTTTTATAATGAAGTTTTATCTATAGAGGATAAGATAAGAAAAAAGACGGAAAAAAGTAAACTAAAGCAAAAAAACTTACTAGAAGATAGTATTGATAAAAAAATACTGGAAGAACTTGAGAAAATACGCAGGAGTCGTTGA
- the rplJ gene encoding 50S ribosomal protein L10 yields the protein MNKNRELKEAKVAEIKEKLEKAQSVILADYQGLTVEEDTELRKVLREAGVEYKVYKNTMVTLAAKELGHEGIVQYLEGPVSIAFGYEDVTAPARILADFAKTHKKLELKAGIVDGQIFDQDKVNQLASIPSKEVLIAKLLGSFKAPISNLAYLLSAIKDKKEAESAE from the coding sequence ATGAACAAGAATAGAGAATTAAAAGAAGCAAAAGTTGCTGAAATTAAAGAAAAGTTAGAAAAAGCTCAATCAGTTATTCTTGCAGACTATCAAGGTCTAACAGTTGAAGAAGATACTGAATTAAGAAAAGTATTAAGAGAAGCTGGTGTAGAATATAAGGTTTATAAAAACACTATGGTAACATTAGCTGCTAAAGAACTTGGACACGAAGGTATAGTTCAATACTTAGAAGGACCAGTTTCAATAGCATTCGGATACGAAGATGTTACAGCTCCAGCAAGAATTTTAGCTGATTTCGCTAAAACTCATAAGAAACTAGAGCTTAAGGCTGGTATAGTTGATGGACAAATATTTGATCAAGATAAGGTTAACCAACTTGCATCAATACCATCAAAAGAAGTTCTTATTGCAAAACTTCTTGGAAGCTTCAAGGCTCCAATATCAAACCTTGCTTACTTATTAAGTGCTATAAAAGACAAGAAAGAAGCAGAATCTGCTGAATAG
- the rplA gene encoding 50S ribosomal protein L1: MGKKYVESAKLVDKSALYSPAEALELSIKTAKAKFDETIEIHVRLGVDPRHADQQVRGAVVLPHGTGKTVKVLVFAKGDKAKEAEAAGADFVGAEELVSKIQGENWFDYDVVVATPDMMGVVGRLGRVLGPKGLMPNPKSGTVTFDVAKAIADIKAGKVEYRVDKTAIVHCPIGKASFGVEKLADNFHTLMEAVIKAKPAAAKGQYVKSVSLSATMGPGVKVNPTKVLE, translated from the coding sequence ATGGGTAAGAAGTACGTAGAAAGCGCGAAGTTAGTTGATAAGAGCGCATTATATTCACCAGCAGAAGCTTTAGAATTATCAATAAAGACAGCTAAAGCTAAATTTGATGAAACTATAGAAATACATGTAAGATTAGGGGTTGACCCTAGACACGCTGACCAACAAGTTAGAGGAGCTGTTGTTCTTCCACACGGAACTGGTAAGACTGTTAAAGTATTAGTTTTTGCTAAAGGCGATAAAGCTAAAGAAGCAGAAGCTGCAGGAGCAGATTTCGTTGGAGCTGAAGAATTAGTTTCAAAGATCCAAGGCGAAAACTGGTTCGATTATGATGTAGTTGTAGCTACTCCAGATATGATGGGTGTTGTTGGTAGATTAGGTAGAGTTTTAGGACCTAAGGGATTAATGCCAAACCCTAAGTCAGGTACAGTAACATTTGATGTTGCTAAAGCTATAGCTGATATTAAAGCTGGTAAAGTAGAATATAGAGTTGATAAAACTGCTATAGTTCACTGTCCAATAGGAAAGGCTTCATTCGGCGTAGAAAAGTTAGCAGATAATTTCCATACTTTAATGGAAGCTGTTATAAAAGCTAAGCCAGCAGCTGCAAAAGGACAATACGTTAAATCAGTATCACTTTCAGCTACAATGGGACCTGGAGTTAAGGTTAACCCAACAAAAGTTTTAGAATAG
- the rlmB gene encoding 23S rRNA (guanosine(2251)-2'-O)-methyltransferase RlmB, translating into MNKSNYKNENKTDYKKNNKFVKNENVKRNTREDRREVDAPIREDVVVGRNAVIEALKSDTTIEQILIANGNMEGSINKIIAMAKDKKVVIKEVDRKKLDSISETGAHQGVIAIVTPFKYSEVADILKYAEEKGEKPFIVILDELEDPHNLGSIVRTAELSGVHGIIIPKRRNVGVTPTVYKSAAGAIEHMMIAKVTNINAVIDELKEAGVWVYGAEIDGDSYSYETDFSGACALIIGSEGRGMSKLTKDKCDKLVKIPMVGKINSLNASVAGGIMMYEILKSRLLK; encoded by the coding sequence ATGAACAAAAGTAATTACAAAAATGAGAATAAGACTGATTATAAAAAGAATAATAAGTTTGTCAAGAATGAAAATGTAAAAAGGAACACAAGAGAAGATAGAAGAGAAGTAGACGCTCCTATTAGAGAAGACGTAGTAGTAGGTAGAAATGCAGTTATCGAAGCTTTAAAGTCTGATACAACTATAGAGCAAATATTAATTGCTAACGGTAATATGGAAGGTTCAATTAATAAGATTATTGCAATGGCTAAAGATAAAAAAGTTGTTATTAAAGAAGTGGATAGAAAAAAACTAGACTCAATTAGTGAAACAGGAGCACATCAAGGCGTAATTGCAATAGTAACTCCATTCAAATATTCAGAAGTAGCGGATATACTAAAATATGCAGAAGAAAAAGGCGAAAAGCCATTTATTGTAATATTAGATGAACTTGAAGATCCTCATAATCTCGGATCCATAGTTAGAACTGCTGAGCTTTCAGGGGTGCATGGCATAATTATTCCAAAAAGAAGAAATGTCGGAGTAACACCAACGGTATACAAATCAGCTGCAGGGGCAATAGAACATATGATGATTGCAAAGGTTACAAACATAAATGCAGTTATTGATGAATTAAAGGAAGCTGGAGTATGGGTTTATGGCGCTGAAATAGATGGTGATTCATATTCATATGAAACTGATTTTTCTGGTGCATGTGCTTTGATTATAGGTAGTGAAGGAAGAGGTATGTCTAAGCTTACAAAAGATAAGTGCGATAAATTAGTTAAGATACCTATGGTAGGAAAAATAAACTCTTTGAATGCTTCAGTTGCAGGTGGAATAATGATGTACGAAATATTAAAATCAAGACTTTTGAAATAG
- the tuf gene encoding elongation factor Tu, with protein MAKSKFERNKPHVNIGTIGHVDHGKTTLTAAITSVLANKGFAEAFKYDEIDKAPEEKERGITINTAHVEYQTENRHYAHVDCPGHADYVKNMITGAAQMDGAILVVSAADGPMPQTREHILLASRVGVDYIVVFLNKADMVDDEELLELVEMEVRELLSEYNFPGDDIPVIKGSALKALENPTDPEATACIGELMDAVDSYIPTPERATDKPFLMPIEDVFTITGRGTVATGRVEKGILHVGEEVEIIGLSEERRKTVVTGIEMFRKLLDEAQAGDNIGALLRGVQRTDIERGQVLAKTGSVNPHNKFVGQVYVLKKEEGGRHTPFFDGYRPQFYFRTTDVTGSIKLPEGMEMVMPGDHIDMNVELITQVAMDEGLRFAIREGGRTVGSGVVTSIIG; from the coding sequence ATGGCAAAGTCTAAATTTGAAAGAAATAAGCCACACGTAAATATCGGAACAATAGGACACGTAGACCACGGTAAGACAACATTAACAGCTGCAATCACATCAGTATTAGCAAACAAGGGATTTGCAGAAGCATTTAAGTATGACGAAATAGATAAGGCACCAGAAGAAAAAGAAAGAGGAATCACAATCAATACAGCACACGTTGAGTACCAAACAGAAAACAGACACTATGCTCACGTTGACTGTCCAGGACATGCTGACTATGTTAAGAACATGATAACAGGAGCAGCACAAATGGATGGAGCTATATTAGTTGTATCAGCAGCAGATGGCCCAATGCCACAAACAAGAGAACATATACTACTAGCATCAAGAGTTGGTGTTGACTATATAGTAGTATTCTTAAATAAAGCAGATATGGTTGACGACGAAGAATTATTAGAATTAGTTGAAATGGAAGTTAGAGAACTATTAAGCGAATACAACTTCCCAGGAGACGACATTCCAGTAATAAAGGGATCAGCATTAAAAGCATTAGAAAACCCAACTGACCCAGAAGCAACAGCTTGCATAGGTGAGTTAATGGATGCAGTAGATAGCTATATCCCAACACCAGAAAGAGCAACAGATAAGCCATTCTTAATGCCAATAGAAGATGTATTCACAATCACAGGTAGAGGAACAGTTGCAACAGGAAGAGTTGAAAAGGGAATACTACATGTAGGTGAAGAAGTAGAAATAATCGGTTTATCAGAAGAAAGAAGAAAGACAGTAGTAACAGGAATAGAAATGTTCAGAAAGTTACTAGATGAAGCACAAGCAGGAGATAATATAGGAGCTCTTTTAAGAGGTGTTCAAAGAACAGACATCGAAAGAGGTCAAGTATTAGCAAAAACTGGATCAGTAAACCCACACAACAAGTTCGTAGGTCAAGTATACGTACTTAAGAAAGAAGAAGGCGGAAGACATACACCATTCTTCGATGGATACAGACCACAATTCTATTTCAGAACAACTGACGTAACAGGATCAATCAAGTTACCAGAAGGAATGGAAATGGTTATGCCAGGAGACCACATCGACATGAACGTTGAATTAATCACTCAAGTAGCGATGGATGAAGGATTAAGATTCGCTATAAGAGAAGGTGGAAGAACTGTAGGTTCAGGTGTTGTTACTAGCATTATCGGTTAA
- the rplL gene encoding 50S ribosomal protein L7/L12 yields the protein MNKEQIIEAIKNMTVLELNDLVKACEEEFGVSAAAPVAAAGAPAAAAAEEKTEFDVVLASAGSEKIKVIKAVREITGLGLKEAKEIVDGAPKTLKEGVSKEDAEAMKAKLSEVGATVEVK from the coding sequence ATGAATAAAGAACAAATCATTGAAGCTATAAAGAATATGACTGTTTTAGAATTAAACGACTTAGTAAAGGCTTGCGAAGAAGAATTTGGAGTTAGTGCTGCTGCTCCTGTTGCTGCTGCTGGTGCTCCAGCTGCTGCTGCTGCAGAAGAAAAGACTGAATTCGACGTAGTATTAGCTAGCGCTGGTTCAGAAAAGATAAAGGTTATAAAGGCAGTTAGAGAAATAACTGGTCTTGGATTAAAGGAAGCTAAGGAAATAGTTGACGGAGCTCCTAAGACTCTTAAAGAAGGCGTTTCAAAGGAAGATGCTGAAGCTATGAAAGCTAAGTTATCAGAAGTTGGAGCTACTGTAGAAGTAAAGTAG
- the rplK gene encoding 50S ribosomal protein L11 has protein sequence MAKKVTGMIKLQLPAGKATPAPPVGPALGQHGVNIMGFCKEFNAKTADKAGLIIPVVITVYQDRSFSFILKTPPAAVLIKKELGLESGSGVPNRTKVGKITKEQVRKIAELKMPDLNAASVEAAMSMIAGTARSMGVVVEE, from the coding sequence ATGGCTAAGAAAGTAACAGGAATGATTAAATTACAACTTCCTGCAGGAAAGGCAACACCAGCACCACCAGTTGGTCCAGCTTTAGGACAACACGGTGTAAACATTATGGGATTCTGTAAAGAATTCAATGCAAAAACAGCTGATAAAGCTGGTCTTATAATACCAGTTGTTATTACTGTATATCAAGATAGATCTTTCAGCTTCATTCTTAAAACTCCTCCAGCTGCCGTTCTTATAAAGAAGGAGCTAGGATTAGAAAGCGGTTCAGGAGTACCAAACAGAACTAAAGTTGGTAAGATAACAAAAGAACAAGTTAGAAAAATAGCTGAATTGAAGATGCCAGACTTAAACGCTGCATCAGTAGAAGCTGCTATGAGCATGATAGCAGGTACTGCTAGAAGCATGGGCGTAGTTGTAGAAGAATAA
- the sigH gene encoding RNA polymerase sporulation sigma factor SigH, translating into METRGRDNSFGEFKEISDEEVVIRAKKGNTNAQEYLINKYENFVKTKAKSYFLIGADKEDIYQEGMIGLYKSIRDFNPEKLTSFKAFAELCVTRQIITAIKTATRQKHIPLNTYVSLNKPIYDEESDRTLLDVLAGLKITDPEELIISKEEMTHIEKEMGRVLSDLEMEVLMSYLDGKSYQEIACDLDRQAKSIDNALQRVKRKLEKCLNIK; encoded by the coding sequence GTGGAGACGAGAGGTAGAGATAATAGCTTTGGGGAGTTTAAAGAAATTTCTGACGAAGAAGTAGTAATTAGAGCCAAAAAGGGTAATACTAATGCACAGGAGTATCTTATAAATAAATATGAAAACTTTGTCAAGACAAAGGCTAAGTCGTATTTTCTTATTGGAGCTGACAAAGAAGATATTTATCAAGAAGGTATGATAGGTTTGTATAAATCTATTAGGGATTTTAATCCTGAAAAGCTTACCTCATTTAAGGCGTTTGCTGAATTATGTGTCACTAGGCAGATAATTACAGCAATAAAAACTGCAACAAGGCAAAAACATATTCCTCTAAATACTTATGTTTCCCTTAACAAACCTATATATGATGAAGAATCTGACAGAACATTGCTTGATGTACTGGCTGGGCTTAAGATAACAGACCCAGAAGAACTTATAATAAGCAAGGAAGAAATGACTCATATTGAAAAAGAGATGGGAAGAGTGCTTTCGGATCTTGAGATGGAGGTGCTTATGTCTTATTTAGACGGCAAGTCATATCAAGAAATTGCTTGTGATTTGGATAGGCAGGCTAAGTCCATAGATAACGCACTGCAAAGAGTAAAAAGAAAGTTAGAAAAATGTTTAAATATTAAATAA
- a CDS encoding Mini-ribonuclease 3, translated as MLEDLLFKKLTKEEARRLNPLQLAFVGDGVYETFIRNYILLENKELSAHKIHVKAIQYVKAHGQSEIMKALESELGEDEFYIFKRGRNAKSATVPKNADVIEYRAATGFEALIGYLFLIADKERLLYVLNRSIEIINH; from the coding sequence ATGTTAGAAGATTTACTTTTTAAAAAGTTAACAAAAGAAGAAGCTAGGAGATTAAACCCACTTCAATTAGCATTTGTAGGAGATGGGGTTTATGAAACTTTTATAAGAAATTATATATTGCTAGAAAATAAGGAATTATCAGCACATAAAATTCATGTTAAAGCTATTCAGTATGTAAAGGCTCATGGACAAAGTGAAATTATGAAGGCTTTAGAATCAGAGCTTGGTGAAGATGAGTTTTATATTTTCAAAAGAGGAAGAAATGCTAAGTCGGCAACAGTTCCTAAAAATGCAGATGTTATTGAATATAGAGCTGCAACTGGATTTGAAGCATTAATCGGATATCTATTTCTTATAGCAGATAAAGAAAGGTTACTTTATGTTTTAAACAGAAGTATAGAGATAATTAATCACTAA
- the licT gene encoding BglG family transcription antiterminator LicT: protein MIIEKILNNNVVITVDPKTRREKILMGSGLAFKKKVGQEIEDDKIEKIFIMDNPNDSDKFKKLIEEIPMEIIQITGDIVKEAEERLNRTLDNHIYVALSDHIAFSIKRLANDIMVQNNLLVEIKRVHREEFKIGQWAVGYINEKLNVSLPLDEAGFISLHIVNASYTDNIGESYILTNVVRDVLNIIRYHFSTEFIEDDLNYDRLLTHLKFFAKRVITAENTEKTDSEFIDIIKIKYRDAYDCSLKIKAFIKSKYNYDVIEDELVYLSLHIHRVINVIKAKIK from the coding sequence ATGATCATTGAAAAAATATTGAATAACAATGTTGTGATTACTGTAGATCCCAAGACAAGACGAGAAAAGATTCTCATGGGGAGCGGATTAGCTTTTAAGAAAAAAGTAGGGCAAGAAATTGAGGATGATAAAATTGAGAAGATATTTATAATGGATAATCCTAATGACAGCGATAAGTTTAAAAAGTTGATAGAAGAAATTCCTATGGAGATTATACAGATAACTGGAGATATAGTAAAAGAAGCTGAAGAGCGATTAAACAGGACGTTAGATAATCACATTTATGTTGCATTGTCCGATCACATAGCTTTTTCTATAAAGCGACTTGCAAACGATATAATGGTTCAAAATAACTTGTTAGTGGAAATAAAAAGAGTACATAGAGAAGAGTTTAAAATTGGACAATGGGCAGTAGGGTATATAAATGAGAAACTTAATGTTTCATTACCTTTAGATGAGGCAGGTTTCATTTCGCTTCATATAGTAAATGCTAGTTATACTGATAATATAGGCGAATCATATATATTAACTAATGTTGTAAGAGATGTTCTAAATATAATTAGATATCATTTTTCTACAGAATTTATAGAGGATGATTTAAATTATGATAGACTATTAACTCACTTAAAGTTTTTCGCCAAAAGAGTAATTACTGCCGAAAATACTGAAAAAACAGACAGTGAATTTATAGATATAATTAAAATTAAATATAGAGATGCTTATGACTGTTCATTAAAGATTAAAGCTTTTATAAAAAGTAAATATAACTATGATGTTATTGAAGATGAGCTAGTATACCTAAGCTTACATATACATAGAGTGATAAATGTAATAAAGGCTAAAATTAAATAA
- the thyX gene encoding FAD-dependent thymidylate synthase, with protein sequence MSLKVKLIQYTPDAEKVIAAAAKLCYSSVGIDSIMDNLNEENTDKFLNMLVSIGHESPIEHVSFTFGVEGVSRSLSHQLVRHRIASYSQQSQRYVKLNQFEYIIPPSIESDEKAKEVYIAAMEKSQEAYDSLVEILKTNYISSGIDEKSAEKKAIEDARYVFPNACETKVVFTMNARSLLNFFHHRCCNRAQWEIRAMADEMLEEVKQVCPTLFKKAGPNCVKGACPEGKMTCGKIVEVREKYLGK encoded by the coding sequence TTGAGTTTAAAAGTTAAGTTAATACAATATACCCCTGATGCTGAGAAAGTTATTGCAGCAGCAGCTAAACTTTGTTATAGTTCAGTTGGAATTGATTCTATTATGGACAATCTGAATGAAGAAAATACGGATAAGTTTTTAAATATGCTTGTATCTATAGGACATGAATCACCTATAGAACATGTATCTTTTACTTTTGGAGTAGAAGGCGTGTCTAGAAGTTTAAGTCATCAGTTAGTAAGGCATAGAATAGCATCATACTCTCAACAAAGTCAAAGGTATGTAAAATTAAATCAATTTGAGTATATAATACCTCCAAGTATAGAGAGTGACGAAAAAGCAAAAGAAGTATACATAGCTGCTATGGAAAAAAGTCAAGAGGCTTATGATTCTTTAGTGGAAATTTTAAAGACTAACTACATAAGTTCTGGTATAGATGAAAAGAGCGCTGAGAAAAAGGCTATTGAGGATGCAAGGTATGTATTTCCAAATGCCTGCGAGACAAAAGTTGTTTTTACTATGAATGCAAGAAGCTTACTGAATTTCTTTCATCATAGATGCTGTAACAGAGCGCAATGGGAAATAAGAGCAATGGCAGATGAGATGCTTGAAGAAGTTAAACAGGTCTGTCCTACTCTATTTAAGAAAGCTGGACCTAATTGCGTTAAAGGAGCTTGTCCGGAAGGAAAGATGACTTGCGGCAAAATTGTTGAAGTAAGGGAAAAATACTTAGGAAAATAG
- the secE gene encoding preprotein translocase subunit SecE → MAVNGKVKQAEAKKEAGLFKFLREVKAEVSRITWPSKDELKKAFIAVVIFALVYMVLVGGVDFILQNLFDLLFKLKK, encoded by the coding sequence ATGGCTGTAAATGGGAAGGTTAAACAGGCTGAAGCTAAAAAAGAAGCTGGCTTATTTAAGTTTTTAAGAGAGGTTAAGGCTGAAGTTAGTAGAATAACTTGGCCATCCAAAGACGAATTAAAGAAGGCGTTTATAGCAGTAGTGATTTTCGCTCTAGTATATATGGTACTAGTTGGCGGAGTAGACTTCATATTACAAAACCTCTTTGATTTACTTTTTAAACTTAAGAAATAA
- the rpmG gene encoding 50S ribosomal protein L33 produces the protein MRVKVTLACTECKQRNYNSMKNKKNDPDRLEMKKYCKFCKKHTLHRETK, from the coding sequence ATGAGAGTGAAAGTAACTTTAGCATGCACAGAATGTAAGCAAAGAAACTATAATTCAATGAAGAACAAGAAGAATGACCCAGATAGATTAGAAATGAAGAAATACTGCAAGTTCTGCAAGAAGCATACTCTTCATAGAGAGACAAAGTAA
- the nusG gene encoding transcription termination/antitermination protein NusG: MSERARWYVVHTYSGYENKVKANLEKAIENRNLQSFIQDVQVPMEEVIEEKDGKQKVTQKKKFPGYVLVKMMMTDDSWYVVRNTRGVTGFVGPGSKPVPLTDEEVESMGVNEAPIEINLEVGESIRIVSGPLKDFMATIQEINPEKHKVKALVDMFGRETLAELDFHQVEKLD, encoded by the coding sequence ATGAGTGAAAGAGCTAGATGGTACGTAGTACACACATATTCTGGCTATGAGAATAAGGTTAAAGCTAACCTTGAAAAAGCCATTGAAAACAGAAATCTTCAATCATTCATCCAAGACGTTCAAGTACCGATGGAAGAAGTAATTGAAGAAAAAGATGGTAAGCAAAAAGTAACTCAGAAGAAGAAGTTCCCAGGATATGTGTTAGTGAAAATGATGATGACTGATGACTCATGGTATGTAGTTAGAAATACTAGAGGAGTTACAGGATTCGTTGGACCTGGATCAAAACCAGTGCCACTTACCGATGAAGAGGTAGAATCTATGGGAGTGAATGAAGCTCCAATAGAGATTAACTTAGAGGTAGGAGAGTCAATTAGGATTGTTTCTGGTCCTTTAAAAGATTTTATGGCGACTATTCAAGAAATAAATCCGGAAAAGCACAAGGTTAAGGCCTTGGTTGATATGTTTGGCAGAGAGACTCTTGCTGAACTAGATTTCCATCAAGTTGAAAAATTAGATTAA